The Desulfuromonas sp. genome includes the window CCGGAACGATACCACGCCCCGTTAACGTAAAACATTTGAATGAGCAGTAATTATACAGAACCTGCCTGAAAAAACAACCCACTTACCGTCGCGGCGACCAGGCCGGGTGTTGGGCGGCTCCACCGGGCGGTGAAATCCGGCGGCTGCCGGTGCCGTCTTCGCGCATCATGTAGATCGCCCGGCTTCCATTCTGATCCGATGAATAGACGATAAACCGGCCATCCGGGCTCCAGCGCGGATGCTCCTTGTTGCCGGCGCCGAAGGTCAGGCGCCGTTCATCGGTGCCGTCGGCCCGAATCGTATAGATATCAAAAACGCCCCCCTGTAATCGACTGAAAGCAATCACGTCCTTTTCTGGATTCCAGGCCGGAGTCGCATTATACTTGCTGTTGCGGGTGAGACGGCGCGCCGATTCATCACCGATTTCGGCGATAAAGATATGCGGATTGCCGAGGCGATCCGACATGAACGCGAACTGCTCGCCGTCCGGAGACCAGCCCGGGTTGATGTCGATGCCCCAGGATCGGGTC containing:
- a CDS encoding Tol-Pal system beta propeller repeat protein TolB → TRSWGIDINPGWSPDGEQFAFMSDRLGNPHIFIAEIGDESARRLTRNSKYNATPAWNPEKDVIAFSRLQGGVFDIYTIRADGTDERRLTFGAGNKEHPRWSPDGRFIVYSSDQNGSRAIYMMREDGTGSRRISPPGGAAQHPAWSPRR